In Acanthopagrus latus isolate v.2019 chromosome 17, fAcaLat1.1, whole genome shotgun sequence, the following are encoded in one genomic region:
- the irx1a gene encoding iroquois-class homeodomain protein IRX-1a translates to MSFPQLGYPQYLSASQAVYGSDRPGVLTPSSRGGSGEIGGSPSATAAAVTSVLGMYANPYAHNYSAFLPYTSADLALFSQMGSQYELKDSPGVHPASFAAHTSPAFYPYGQFQYGDPARPKNATRESTSTLKAWLNEHRKNPYPTKGEKIMLAIITKMTLTQVSTWFANARRRLKKENKVTWGSRSKDEEDGNLFGSGDEAEKNEDEEEIDLESIDIDKIDDNDGDQSNEDDDDKSTEGSRDHRGGVGAGGELDSLERRRAFALQAHEAFDKSKSTISVHPGSKEGSDGNNNNTRVLSPDRPGSFPLPSNNKPKIWSLAETATSPDSSSQKPTSPCAPAATTHSSAPHHQLQTHPAFLPSHGLYTCQIGKFHNWTNGAFLGQNSLLNVRSFLGVNQHHHHHHNHHLPTAQQQQQQQQQQQPTSVVVSPVAAAAALSNDSKAPPETHSPKHIDHENGVRSDSPPTQTLKSSFRPIHDRSSLPSSARSPQDATQRVLTALSSA, encoded by the exons ATGTCTTTCCCCCAGCTAGGCTACCCGCAGTACTTAAGTGCCTCCCAGGCGGTGTACGGGAGCGACAGACCGGGAGTGCTTACGCCTTCGTCCCGGGGAGGGAGCGGCGAAATCGGAGGGAGTCCGTCCGCCACCGCAGCGGCTGTCACGTCGGTGTTGGGCATGTACGCCAACCCGTACGCGCACAACTACAGCGCTTTCTTACCTTACACCAGCGCGGACTTGGCTCTTTTCTCGCAAATG ggATCCCAGTACGAGCTGAAGGACAGTCCCGGTGTCCATCCTGCCAGCTTCGCGGCGCACACGTCCCCGGCCTTCTACCCATACGGCCAGTTTCAGTACGGGGACCCGGCCAGGCCCAAGAACGCCACCCGGGAGAGCACCAGCACCCTGAAAGCCTGGCTCAATGAGCACCGGAAGAACCCGTATCCGACCAAGGGGGAGAAGATCATGCTGGCCATCATCACCAAGATGACGCTGACGCAGGTCTCCACCTGGTTCGCCAACGCCAGGCGGAGGCTCAAGAAGGAGAACAAGGTGACCTGGGGAAGCAGGAGCAAGGACGAGGAGGACGGCAACTTGTTCGGCAGCGGGGACGAGGCGGAGAAAAacgaagacgaggaggagattGATTTGGAGAGCATAGATATAGACAAAATCGACGACAACGACGGGGATCAGAGCAACGAGGACGACGACGATAAATCAACGGAGGGCAGCAGGGACCACAGGGGAGGCGTCGGCGCGGGGGGAGAGCTGGACAGCTTGGAGAGAAGACGGGCCTTCGCCCTGCAGGCCCACGAGGCCTTTGACAAATCTAAGAGCACTATTTCGGTTCACCCAGGGAGTAAAGAGGGCTCGGacggcaacaacaacaacaccagagTTTTGTCCCCGGATAGGCCCGGGAGCTTTCCTCTCCCGTCAAACAATAAGCCCAAAATCTGGTCTTTAGCAGAGACCGCCACCAGCCCCGACAGCTCGTCTCAGAAACCCACGTCCCCCTGCGCCCCGGCGGCCACCACTCACTCATCGGCGCCCCACCACCAGCTGCAGACCCACCCGGCCTTCCTGCCCAGCCACGGACTGTACACATGCCAGATCGGAAAGTTCCACAACTGGACGAACGGGGCTTTCCTGGGCCAGAACTCCCTGCTGAACGTGAGGTCGTTTCTGGGAGTAAACcagcaccatcaccaccaccacaaccaccactTGCCCAcggcccagcagcagcagcagcagcagcagcagcagcagccgacGTCAGTGGTGGTGTCGCCGGTAGCAGCCGCAGCAGCGCTCAGCAACGACAGCAAGGCGCCGCCAGAGACGCACAGCCCCAAACACATAG ACCATGAAAACGGTGTCAGGTCCGATTCACCTCCAACGCAGACCCTGAAGTCTTCCTTTCGACCCATCCATGACAG ATCCTCTCTGCCTTCCAGCGCCAGGAGCCCGCAAGACGCCACGCAACGGGTCCTCACCGCTCTCTCCTCGGCTTGA